The Gordonia terrae genome contains the following window.
TCTGGCCCTGCAGACCCGGGAACAGCACATTCGCCGCGACAAGGCGACTAGCAACATCTGTACCGCCCAGGCCCTGCTGGCCAACGTCGCGGGTATGTACGCCGCCTATCACGGTGCGAGTGGATTGCGCGCGATCGCCTCGCGTGTGCACGGACACGCGACGGCGGTCAACGCCGGTCTGCGCGCCGGTGGCGTGGACACGTTGCACGCCGACTTCTTCGACACCGTGGTCGCGCGGGTCAGCGGTCGCGGTCGCGCCGTCGTCCTCGCCGCCGATCGTCTGGGAGTCAACCTCCGCCTCATCGACGACGACACCGTCGGAATCTCCTGCGACGAGAAGACGACCGACGCGATCGTGGCTCGGGTACTGGAAGCGTTCGGCGTCAGCGCGGGTGTCCGCGGCGCCGACGGTCAGAGCCGCGACTCGCGAACGTCCGGCTGGATCCAGCCGGACCTGGCGCGTACCTCACCGTTCATGACGGCTGACTTGTTCCACCGGTATCGGTCCGAAGCCGCGATGCAGCGGTACCTTCGTCGACTCTCCGACAGAGACCTGGCCCTCGACCGGACCATGATCCCGCTCGGTTCGTGCACGATGAAACTCAACTCGGCGGTGGAGATGGAGCCGATCAGCTGGCCGGGCTTCGCGGGCATCCACCCGTACGCACCGGACGAGCAGACCCGGGGGTATCGCGAACTGATCGGCGACCTGGAGAGCTGGCTTGCCGACATCACCGGATACGACCGGGTCTCGTTGCAGCCCAATGCCGGATCGCAGGGAGAGCTGGCCGGGCTGCTGGCAATTCGCAACTACCACCGCAGCAATGGAGACACCGGCCGCGACATCTGCCTCATCCCGCAATCGGCGCACGGAACGAATGCCGCGTCGGCTGTGTTGGCGGGGTTGCGTGTCGTCGTGGTCGCCACCGCGAGCAGCGGCGACATCGACCTCGGTGATCTGCGGAACCAGCTCGAGGAGCACCGCGATCACGTGGCTGCCATCATGCTCACGTATCCCTCCACGCATGGCGTGTACGAAACCGACGTGCGCCAGGTCTGCGATCTCGTCCACGACGCCGGCGGGCAGGTCTACGTCGACGGCGCCAACCTCAACGCCCTGGTCGGTCTGGCCAGACCCGGCGAATTCGGTGGCGACGTCTCGCATCTCAATCTGCACAAGACCTTCTGCATTCCGCACGGAGGTGGTGGGCCAGGAGTGGGGCCGGTCGCCGTGCGCGCGCACCTGGCACCCTTCCTGCCTTCGCATCCGTTCGACACCGACGGGGTGACCGGCCCGGTCTCGGCCGCTCCCCAGGGGTCGGCCGGCATCCTCCCCATCACCTGGGCGTACATCGCGCTGATGGGACCCGACGGACTCGCCGCGGCCACCCGAACCGCCGTTCTCGCGGCCAACTACCTGGCGTCGGAGCTCACCGACTCGTTCCCGGTTCTGTTCACCGGGGCCGATGGCCTGGTCGCGCACGAGTGCATCCTCGATCTGCGTGCGCTGACCAAGGCCACCGGGGTGACCGCCGAGGACGTCGCGAAACGATTGATCGACTACGGGTTTCATGCTCCGACGCTGTCCTTTCCGGTCAACGGCACCTTGATGGTCGAGCCCACCGAATCGGAGGATCTGGCCGAGCTGGATCGGTTCGTGGCGGCGATGAAGGCCATCCGAGCCGAGATCCAAGCTGTCGCCGATGGCAGGTGGCCGCTCGAACAGAGCCCCCTACGCCAGGCGCCGCACACCGCCGAGTGCCTTCTGGCCGACGAGTGGACACATCCGTACACCCGCCGTGAGGCGGCGTATCCGCTGCCATCGGTGATGGCGGACAAGTACTTCCCGCCGGTGCGTCGTATCGACGGCGTACACGGCGACCGGAATCTCGTCTGCTCGTGTCCACCGCCCGAGGCGTTCGCCATCGACGGCGACAGAGAAGAGGTTCCCGTATGAAAGCCACCCCGCTCGCCGCCGAGCATGAGCGGCTCGACGCCCAGATGACCGACTTCGCCGGCTGGAACATGCCGCTGAAGTACCGCGGTCACACCGAAGAGCACAACGCCGTACGAACCACCGCAGGTCTGTTCGACCTCTCCCACATGGCCGAGATCGCTGTACGAGGTCCGCATGCCGGAGCGTTCCTCGACCACGCCCTCGTCGGCGAGATGAGTGTCGTCGACAACGGTCGCGCCAAGTACTCGCTGTTGTGCGCCGAGACCGGCCACGTGCTCGACGACCTCGTCGTCTATCGGCTGGCCGCAGAAGACTTCCTGGTGGTGGCCAACGCGTCCAACCGCGAGACTGTGGTCTCCGAATTGCTCAGCCGCGCAGCCGCGTTCGACGTGTCGGTCACGGACCAATCCGACGAGACGGCGCTGATAGCGCTACAGGGTCCACGCTCCGCGGAGATCCTCCTCCCGCTCGTCGCCGATGCCAGACGAGAGTCTGTGCATGACCTCAAGTACTACGCGATCGTCGCCGCCGACGTGAGTGATGTCGGTGTGCTCGTGGCGCGCACCGGGTACACCGGCGAGGACGGCTTCGAGATCTACGTGCACTCCGACCACTGCGCACACGTCTGGCGCTCGCTCCTGAAGGCCGGACAAGCCCTCGGAGCTCAACCCGCCGGGCTCGCCGCGCGCGACACCCTGCGGTTGGAAGCCGGGATGGCTCTCTATGGCCACGAACTGGACTCCTCCATCACTCCCTATGAGGCGAACCTGAGTCGAATCGTGCGCTTGCACAAAGACTTTGTCGGTGCCGACGCGTTGCGGAAGATTGCCGAAGAACCGCCGCGACGGGTACTCGTCGGACTGGTGGGCGCCGGCAGGCGAGCCGCACGCTCCGGGTATGCAATCACCTCACGATCGGACGGTCGCGACATCGGCGTCATCACTTCCGGTTCGTTCTCGCCGACCCTCGGTCACCCCATCGCGATGGGTTATGTCGACTCGGCGTTCGGCGAGGTCGGCACGACCGTCGACATCGGGGTCCGGGGCACCCCGCACGAGTTCACAGTCACTGCCCTGCCGTTCTACAAGCGTTCCCGACGCTGACCCCCCCCTACACCTTCGCGAAGACGACAAGGACGATCAGAATGACCAACCCAGCACTCCCGGAGAATCTTTCGTACACGGCTGAGCACGAGTGGATCGCGCTGGCCCCGGGCGCCGAGCAGACCGGTGATCCGGTCCGTGTCGGAATCACCGCACTCGCCGTGGAGAATCTCGGCGACCTCGTCTACCTGGAGCTTCCCGATGTGGGCAGCACCGTGACCGTCGGCGAGTCCTGCGGCGAGGTCGAGTCCACCAAGACCGTTTCCGAGCTCTACCCGCCGGTGACCGGAAAGGTGTCGATCATCAACACCGCCGCGGTCGAGAACCCGGAGGTCGTCACGTCCGATCCGTACGGCGAGGGATGGCTGTTCGCCGTCATTCCCGACGAGGTCGGCGAACTGTGGACTGCTGCGAAGTACGCGTCCGAGTACGGAGTCCAGTGATGACGGTGCTGTCGCAATCTCTCGCCGAGTTCGACCCCGAGGTGACCGAGCTCATCGACGACGAGCTGCGACGCCAGCAAGACGGTCTGGAGATGATCGCCTCGGAGAACTACGCACCCGTTTCGGTCATGCAGGCCCAGGGGTCGGTCTTGACCAACAAGTATGCGGAGGGTTACCCGGGGCGCAGGTACTACGGCGGATGTGAGTTTGTCGACGCGATCGAGCAGATCGCGATCGATCGCGTCAAGCAGCTGTTCGCCGCCGAATACGCCAATGTGCAGCCGCATTCGGGGGCGACGGCAAACGCAGCGGTGATGCACGCGCTGATCAAGCCCGGCGACACGATTCTCGGACTGGCGCTGCCGCACGGCGGACACCTCACCCACGGCATGCGTATCAACTTCTCCGGGCGGCTCTATGACGTGGCCGCCTACGAGGTGTCGCCGGATGACCACCGCATCGACATGGCGGCAGTGGCTGCGGCCGCCCGGCAGCATCGCCCCAAGCTGATCATCGCGGGCTGGTCGGCCTACCCACGTCGGCTGGACTTCGAGGCGTTCCGCGAGATCGCCGACGAAGTGGGCGCTCTGCTGATGGTGGACATGGCGCACTTCGCCGGATTGGTCGCGGCCGGGCTGCACCCGTCACCGGTGCCACACGCCCATGTCGTCACCTCCACCACGCACAAGACCCTCGGGGGCCCGCGCGGCGGGATCATCCTCACCAACGATGCCGACGTGGCGAAGAAGATCAACTCCGCTGTCTTCCCCGGCCAGCAGGGTGGCCCGCTGGAACACGTGATCGCCGCCAAGGCGGCGGCTTTCAAGATGGCACTCGAGCCGGCTTTCGCCGACAGGCAACGCCAGACCCTGAGTGGTGCGGCGATCCTCGCCGAACGGCTGGGCCGCGACGACGTATCCCGCCGCGGTATCAGCGTCGTCACCGGAGGCACCGACGTCCACCTGGTGCTCGTCGACCTCCGCAACGCCGACTTCGACGGCAAGGAAGCCGAGGACCGTCTGGCCGCGGTGGACATCACGGTCAACCGCAACGCTGTTCCCTTCGATCCTCGGCCCCCGATGGTGACGTCCGGTCTGCGGATCGGAACGCCGGCGCTCGCCTCGCGCGGGTTCACCGACGAGGATTTCCGCGAGGTCGCCGACATCATCGCCACCGCGTTGACCGCCGAAGCCGCCCGGCTGGACGCGGTACTCCCCGAGCTACGGGATCGGGTCCGGTTGCTGGCGCGCCAACATCCGCTGTATCCGGAACTGTCGACATGACCGTGAGCGCATTCGACCTGTTCTCCGTCGGCATCGGACCGTCGAGTTCGCATACCGTGGGCCCGATGCGCGCCGCGGCGACGTTCGTCGAAGAGCTGCGTTCCGAGCGCGTTCTCGACTATGTCGACGAGGTCGTCGTCACGGTGTTCGGCTCTCTTGCGGCAACGGGGAGAGGTCACGGGACCTTCGATGCGATCATGCTCGGCCTCGAGGGCCTCGAGCCGGAGACCATCAGCGTCGAAACAAAGGATGTGACGCGTCGTCGTCAAGAGGCCACCGGATACGTTCGTCTGGGGGGAGATCGCGAGATCCCCCTCCGGGTGGCAGACATCTTCGAGAAGCCCGACGTGGTACTGGACCGACATCCGAACGCGATGTCCTTCGTCGCCGAATCTGACCGCAATGGCGAACTCCATTCGCAGACATACTATTCCGTCGGCGGCGGATTCATCGTCGTAGGCGACGAGTGTGCGGATGGGGCCGCAGACGGCGACCAGTGGTCACCGTGGGCTTTCGACTCCGCCGCCGATCTGCTGGCGCTGACCGCGCGGCACGGGCTGGGCATCAGCGAGATCATGATGCGGCACGAGCAGTACCGGCGGCCCGCGACCGAAGTGGCAAAGCAGCTACTGCACATCCGTGACGTCATGCACGAGTGCCAGCGCAACGGGATGGCCCGGACGGGAACACTTCCGGGCGGCCTGAATGTGCAGCGTCGCGCGCACACCTGGTACACGCGGCTCGCGCTCGAGGACCCGGATAGGAGCTTCGAACACGCCGAGGCGTGGGTGAATCTGGTCGCGATGGCCGTGAACGAGGAGAACGCATCGGGGGGTCGGGTGGTCACCGCCCCGACGAACGGTGCGGCCGGGATCATTCCCGCGGTGTTGCACTATGCCGAGAACTACACACCCAGAGGGTGTTCGGACCCGGACGGGGTCGCCATCGACTTTCTCCTCACCGCGAGTGCGATCGGCTCGTTGTACAAGAAGCGCGCATCGATATCGGGCGCGGAGGTCGGATGTCAGGGCGAGGTGGGGTCCGCCGCGTCGATGGCGGCCGCGGCGCTGGCGCAGATCATGGGCGGTTCGCCGCAGAAGGTCGAGAACGCTGCCGAGATCGCGATGGAGCACTGTCTGGGCCTGACATGCGATCCGATCGGTGGACTGGTGCAGATCCCGTGCATCGAGCGGAATGCTATCTCGGCGAACAAGGCGATCACAGCCGCTCGGATGGCGTTGCGCGGGGACGGAACCCATCGGGTGACACTCGACGAGGTCATCGAGACTATGCGTACGACCGGCCTCGACATGCACAGCAAGTACAAGGAGACGTCAACCGGTGGCCTGGCGATCAATGTTGCGGTGAACATCGTCGAGTGCTGACCGATCGGGCGACATCGCGAACCGTGGTTCCTCGGGGCCTCGGTGGATTGGCTGCCGGGGTCGGCGCTTATGGGATCTGGGGGCTGTTTCCCGCATACTTCGGCCTACTCGGCTTCACCGACGGAGGGCAGGTGGTCGCCTACCGGGTCATCGCCACCGCTGCGCTGATGTTCGTGGTCATCCTCGCCACCCGTCGACTGCGCGACCTCAAAGAGGTCACTCCGCGCGGCTGGGCGCTGGTCTGCATCGGCGCAGTGCTGATCTCGCTGAACTGGGGTGTCTATGTCTACGCGGTGGAAAGCAATCAGGTGGTCGGCGCCGCGCTGGGGTACTTCATCAATCCATTGCTGAGTGTCGTACTCGCGGTCCTCTTCTTCCATGAAAGACTCAGTCGCGCCCAGGTTGTGGCCGTCGTCGTGGCCGCCGTCGCGGTCGTCGTCCTCACCGTCGACCATGGCTCGCCGCCCTGGGTGGCGTTGCTCCTCGCCGGGACCTTCGCGGCCTACGGAGCGGTGAAGAAGGTAACTCACCTTCGTCCTACGGTGGGACTCGCCGCCGAAGGCCTGGTCAGTTGGCCGTTCGCGGTGATGTACCTGGCGGTGGTCGCGCTCGGGGGCACCACGAGTGCAATGGCGCACGGTTGGTGGAGTTCGACGCTGATGCTGCTCCTCGGGCCGATCACGGCGGTGCCTTTGGTGTTGTTCGGGGTGGCAGCGCATCGGCTACCGCTCGTCAGTCTCGGCCTCCTGCAGTACCTGACGCCGGCGATGCAGATGGTGTGGGGAGTCGTGGTCGGGCATGAACCGATGTCGGTGACCAGGTGGTGCGGTTTCGCGCTCATCTGGACGGCCCTCGCCATCTTCAGCGTGGACACCCTGCGCCGCCGTCGTGAACCTCCGCCGGTTGGCACGTCCAGCTGGGCTGACAACTCGGGCAAATTGGACTCGCCGAACGGAAGAGCGTGATAGATCGCGCAATTGTTCGGCATAGCGATCAATTGACGGTAAAAGTTCCAGATTTGTACTGCGAAACCGATCACAATGACGTAGCGTTGTGACGAAGGGCTCCGTCCGGGGGCCACCGGAAGGAATCGAAGATGTCCATCGAAGAACCAGGCGTATCGGCGCGCCGGAAGCGCGCGGCCGCCGACACTCGCAGTGATGACGACGCCCATCTCGAAGCGCTTGGGTACGAGAACCAGTTCGAACGCAAGATGAGCCTGTCGGCGAACTTTGCGCTCGGTTTCGTCTACCTGTCACCGATGGTCAGCGTGGTGTCCATCTTCGCGCTGGGGCTTTCCTCGGCGGGCCCCCCGGCCATTTTCTGGATTCTGCTGATCGGAGCGGGACAGCTCCTCGTCGCTCTCGTGTTCGGCGAGGTGGTCTCCCAGTACCCCCTCGCGGGCGGCCTCTATCAGTGGGGTCGACGACTATGGGGTGGTCGGTACTCATGGTGGATGGCCTGGATCTACATCTGCGGCATCACAATCGGTATCACCACCACGGCGCTCTTCAGCTCAGATTTCATCGCCAGCCTGTTCGCGGGGACCGCTTCGAGCCCCTCGGTCACCCCGACTGATGGGCAACGGCTCGGCATCACCCTCGCCATGATCGCAATCTGCCTCGCCGTCAACCTGACCGGCACGAAAACGTTGGCACGGGTGTCCCAGATCGGTCTGGCATGCGAGGTGGCAGGTATCGTCATCGTGGGGCTGTATCTTCTGATCTTCCAGCGCAAGAACGATTTCGGGGTCTTCTTCGACACTTTCGGTACCGCTGGAGACAGTCCGTACTTCTTCGCCTTCCTCGGTGCATCGCTGGTCGGCTTGTACATGTTCTACGGCTTCGAGTCCTGTGGTGAGGTCGCCGAGGAGACTCCGAATCCCGCCCGCGCGATCCCGAAGGCCATGATCATGACCGTGGTGTTCGGCGGACTGTTCGCAATTCTGGCGTTCGCCGGGTACGTCCTGGCCGCACCCAATCTGCAGGCGATTGTCGATGGTGAAGACAGCAACCCGATTCCGACGATCCTGCAGGACAGCATCGGCACCGTCGGGACCAAGCTCTTCCTGATCTCAGTCCTGACCGCGTTCGTGGCGGGTGTCATGGGCCAGCAGGCTGCGGTGAGTCGATTGGTCTACTCGTTCGGGCGGGACAACATGTTCCCCGGAGCGCCGTTCTTCGCCAAGACCTCGAAGCGGCACATCCCCAGTAACGCATTGATCGCGGTCAACGTCGTACCGGTGGCTCTGGTGATCTTCGTCTTCTTCGAACCGGGGTCGCAATTCCGGATCGCGGCCTTCCAGATGCTGGCGGGGTACTTCGCCTTCCAGATGGTGGTCTTCGCTGCCCTGCGTATGCGGCTCAAGGGCTGGAAGCCAGGCGGCCCGTGGACTCTCGGCAAGTTCGGGATCGTCATCAATGTCGCTGCGCTCGTCTACGGAATCCTCGCGATGCTGGTGCTGGCCAAGCCCAGCTCCGACCCTGGCCTCGCGTTCTACGATCGGTGGATCGCTCTCATCGGCTTCCTGGTCGTAGCAGGAGTCGGCCTGGCCTACCTGCTGATAGCCAAGCCGGAGCGCAATTCGACGGCACCGGAGGGTGACGCGATCGAGGTCTCCGAGCGACTGCGAAGCGCTCGCAACCGGTAGTCATGACCTTCGCCTGCACCACACGCACCGTCGGCCGCCCCACCCATCGTGGGGAGGCCGGCGGTGCGTGAGTATGTGGAGTTCCTGGGTGCCCATTCGCCTTATGACCGTCTCGATTCCGGAGATCTCCGATCGCTGGCCGAGACCGTGGAGGTCGAGTTCTTCGCCGCCGGCACGATGATCGTGCCCGTAGGGGCCGAGCCGCTGGATCAGATGAGCGTGATCCGTACCGGCTCGGTGCAGGTCCTCGATCGCGGGCGCGAAGTCGACTTGTTGACCACAGGTGACACTTTCGGCCACGTCTCGGTGTTGTCCGGGCTCGCGCCCTCGATGGCAGTCCGTGCGGTCGAAGACACCGTTTGCTACCGGATCCCGGATCCGAGGAGCGTGCTGCGACATCCGGAGGTGTTGCAGTACAGCCATTATGGGTCGGTCACCGCGCGAGATCGCTTGATCTCGGTGGGAGGCGCGGTCAACCGGCTCGAGCGGCCGCTGGGCGAGGTCACCAAAGGTGTCCTGTGGTGCGAGTCGGATGACTCCATCAGGACTGTGGCGCAGGAGATCACGCGGGCCGGCCAGTCGTGCGCGATCTTCGTCCGAGGTGACGAGATCGGAATCGTCACCGACGACGACTTCCGGAAGCGGGTGGCCACCGGCGAGGTGCCGGTGGATCAGCCGGTCCACACCATCGCCAGCATTCCGGCGCTGTCGGTCTCCAGCGACTACACCGTGAGCGCGGCATACCTGCGTATGGTCGAGTTCGGGATACACCATCTCGTCGTTACCGACGGGCGAGGCCGCCCGACCGGGATCGCCCGCGTCGTCGACATCGCCGCCACCGATGTGAGCCATCCCCTGGTGATCCGGAGTGCCGCGGCGAACGCCCGAACTCTCGACGAACTCGCCGACGCGGCAAAACTGTTGAGTCCGACCCTCGTCGAACTCTGGGATGCCGGCGTCCCGCCCATGCATCTGGCCGCCGTCCTCTCGACGATGAACGAGGCCGTGTTTCGGCGGATGGTCGAACTCCGGACCGCCGATGACGAACTGTGGCAGTCGATCACGCCATCGTGGATGCTGCTGGGATCGCTCGGTCGTCGAGAGCCGCTGCCGAATTCGGACCTCGACACCGCGGTGGCCTGGGAGGTTGCCGACGACTGCCGGGAGGTCGACCACGCGGCCCTCAAGGCAGCGTCTCGTGCGATCGTCGACGACGCGCAGTCATGCGGCTTGCAACCCTGCCGGCAGGGCCTGAATGTGTCGAACGACCTGTTCAACCGGTCTGCGGCAGGCTGGGCCGAGGCGGTCCGTCGGTGGCGGGCCGAGCCCGAGGACGACGACTCGGTCATGATGGTCTCGACCATGCTCGACGCGCGACCCCTGACCTACGCCCGGCTCACCCGGCCGCTGAAGTCGGCGCTGTCTGCTTCGGCAGGACGCGATGCCTACGGCCGAACCCTCACGATGAATGCGCTACGCCAGCGCCCGCCTGCCGGTTTCGTGCGCGAGTTCGTCATCGAGCACATCGGACGCCGGCGCAGCCTCAACCTGAAGAAGGCGGCACTCCGTCCGGCCGCCTCGGTGGCGCGCGCAGTGGCATTCCGGGCCGGGGACGCCTCCGGGTCCACACTGAGACGCATCTCGACGGCACGCGATGCGGGCCTGCTGAATCCGACCGAGGCCGACGACCTGGGGAGCGCATACCAGCACTGCTTCGGACTCGTTGTCGAGCACCAGATCGCCGCGTTGCGGGAGCACCGCGAGATCTCTTCGTGCCTGGACCCGGCCACCATTGCAGGCCCAGAACGACGCCAACTCCGTGATGCGTTCCGCGCCATCAGATCAGTCCAGGATCGGATCGCGTCCGATCGTTACGACAAGGGGACATTCTGATGCTTATCCGCCGCCGCCGCCGGCCCGACGCCCAGTCGGCCGAACCGCCGACACCATCGTCGTGGCGATCGTCGAAGTACTTGGTCATCGATCTGGAGACCAGCGGACTCGATCCGTGCACCGACCAGATCAATTCTGTCGGTATGGTTCCCATCGATCATGGGCGGATCATCTGTTCGGACGCGCAGTATTCGTTGGTTCGCAGTCCGCGGCCGATCTCCGAGGAATCACTCAAGCTCCACGGAATCCGCAACGAAGACACCGCGTCCGCGCCGACGCTGGCCGAGTGCGTGGACCGGATGGACGAGCTGATGCGGGGACGGGTTCTCGTCGCACATGGCGCTCACATCGAGAGAGCGTTCTTGCGCAGGGCGTTTCGGCAGACCCACCGCGAGTTCGCACAATCGTTCATCGACACCGCGATCCTGGCGCGGGATCACCTCGACATCGACATGGAACCGCATCAGAGCGTATCGCTGGAATTCGTCGCCGAACAGATGAATCTACCGGTTCACACCCCCCACCATGCCCTGGGCGACGCCATGACCACAGCGGTTCTGTTCATCGCGCTGGCCACCAAACTCGAGGACTCGCTCGCGGGGGGCGCGAGCAGCTTGCTCTCACTGTGCTCATGACCATCGAATGGCCGGCGACGGCCGACCCGATCAGGCCCCCGTTCGCGCGATGACCGCCGCGACCTCACTTCGATTGCGAGCGACCAGCTTTCGCATGACATTGCGCAAGTGGAACTTGACCGTGGTCTCGGAGATCCAGAGTTCCTGTCCGATCGCCCGATTGGGCATACCTGCTCCGACGGCTCGGGCGATCTCCAACTCTCTGACGGTGAGGAGATCGTCTATGCGTGCACCGTCCAACTTTGATCCGGCCTGGTCCAGGGTGACGATGATGTCGGCGATCAGCAGGCGGGACTGGGTGAGCGCATGGTGTGGTCGAGGCGACCGCGCCCCTTCTTCCAGATGGAGATAGACCTCCTGCAGGCGTTCGACGAGATCCGAACGGCTAGGTCGCTGTATGTCCGGAGTGGTGGCCGAGGAGCCGACGATGCCCCACCCCGTCGGATGAGGGAGGTGGGGCGAGCCGCCGCCGAAGCACGTCGGCTCATCAGACGTGGTCATCGTTCACGACTTGACGATGAAGCCTGCGTCGATGGTCAGCGTGGAGGCGGTGATGTACCGGCCCGATTCGCCGACCAGGTAGAGGATCGCGCGGCTGACATCGATCGGCTCCATCCACGGCACCGGCAGGATGTGTGTGCCCGTGAACGCCGGCTCGACTGATTCGCGAGTGGGGGAGGGGTTGTCGGGCTGGAAGAGTCCCCAGACGTACGGGTTCTGGATCATGTTGGTGTCGACGCAGGTGGGGTTCACCGAATTGACGCGGATGTTGTACTGACCCAATTCGCGAGACAGGCTCGTCATCAACCCGGTGACGCCATGCTTCGACGCCGCGTAGACCGACATGTTCTCGGCGCCCTTGAGGGCCTCGGTGGATCCGATGAAGACCACCGATCCGCCCTCGCCCTGCTCGATCAGCGTCGGCACCGCGGCCTTCACCGTGTGCCAGACGCCGGTGAGGTTGATGTCGATGGTCTCCCGCCACGCTTCTTCGGACAGCTCCCACGTCTTGCCGCCCGCGCACAAGCCGGCGTTGGGAATGATGATGTCCACTCGCCCGAACTCATCGAGACCGCGCTGGAACGCGGCCTCGACCTGCGCGTAGTCCCGGACGTCACCATGCGACAACACCGAACGTGCGCCGACCTCGGTCAGCAACCGGCGGGTCTCCTTCAGGTCGGCGTCGGTGGCACCGGGGTAGGCGGTGGAGGTGAGGTCGTCGCACAGGTCGAAGCCGATGACGGAGGCGCCCTCTTTGGCGAGTGTTAGTGCGTGCGAGCGTCCTTGACCTCGCGCGACTCCGGAGATGAATACGACCTGACCGTCCAGCTGTCCCATTGCGGCAGCCCTTCTGTTGAAAGCAGGCATTCGGCGTTTGCACAGCGAACGCCGCGCCGTCGTTCCGGATGCCCCGCTCTGTGTGTACCTGTTTGACGATCATTTGTCTGCCATTGACAGCATAAACGATCGGAATGCCGATCGCACTAGCTTTGACATGGGCGTCGGCGCGCGAGAACTACGATGTGCGGCATGATGAGCTCGTCGTCGGCAACTCTCGTCGACCTGGCCCGGGGAGAGAAGCCCGACCCTCTCGGCAACCGGGACCTGAACCTGCGGGAGTCGGTGGGCTCATGACTTCGGCCATCGTGGTGGGGGCGGGCCCCAACGGGCTCGCCGCCGCCATCACCCTCGCGCAGCGGGGCATCGAGGTGACGGTGCTCGAGGCGGCCGAGACGATCGGTGGTGGTGCCCGCTCGTCCGAGCGAATCCTGCCCGGCCTGCTGCACGACGACGGCGCGGCCGTCCACCCGATCGGGCTGGCATCGCCGTTCTTCCAGAGCCTCGGACTCGCCGACCATGGGCTCGAATGGGGCTGGCCGGAGATCGACCTCGCACATCCGCTGCCCGACGGCCGGGCCGGCGCCATGATGAACTCGCTGGACGAGACCAGTCGGTTTCTCGGGGTCGACGGCCCACGATGGCGGAGCCTGTTCGGTCCGTTGGCGGAGAACTTCGACGACCTGGCGCAGGAAGTGCTGGGCCCGCTCCTGCACGTGCCGCGT
Protein-coding sequences here:
- the rarD gene encoding EamA family transporter RarD, with the protein product MLTDRATSRTVVPRGLGGLAAGVGAYGIWGLFPAYFGLLGFTDGGQVVAYRVIATAALMFVVILATRRLRDLKEVTPRGWALVCIGAVLISLNWGVYVYAVESNQVVGAALGYFINPLLSVVLAVLFFHERLSRAQVVAVVVAAVAVVVLTVDHGSPPWVALLLAGTFAAYGAVKKVTHLRPTVGLAAEGLVSWPFAVMYLAVVALGGTTSAMAHGWWSSTLMLLLGPITAVPLVLFGVAAHRLPLVSLGLLQYLTPAMQMVWGVVVGHEPMSVTRWCGFALIWTALAIFSVDTLRRRREPPPVGTSSWADNSGKLDSPNGRA
- a CDS encoding APC family permease, with protein sequence MSIEEPGVSARRKRAAADTRSDDDAHLEALGYENQFERKMSLSANFALGFVYLSPMVSVVSIFALGLSSAGPPAIFWILLIGAGQLLVALVFGEVVSQYPLAGGLYQWGRRLWGGRYSWWMAWIYICGITIGITTTALFSSDFIASLFAGTASSPSVTPTDGQRLGITLAMIAICLAVNLTGTKTLARVSQIGLACEVAGIVIVGLYLLIFQRKNDFGVFFDTFGTAGDSPYFFAFLGASLVGLYMFYGFESCGEVAEETPNPARAIPKAMIMTVVFGGLFAILAFAGYVLAAPNLQAIVDGEDSNPIPTILQDSIGTVGTKLFLISVLTAFVAGVMGQQAAVSRLVYSFGRDNMFPGAPFFAKTSKRHIPSNALIAVNVVPVALVIFVFFEPGSQFRIAAFQMLAGYFAFQMVVFAALRMRLKGWKPGGPWTLGKFGIVINVAALVYGILAMLVLAKPSSDPGLAFYDRWIALIGFLVVAGVGLAYLLIAKPERNSTAPEGDAIEVSERLRSARNR
- a CDS encoding putative nucleotidyltransferase substrate binding domain-containing protein, with product MREYVEFLGAHSPYDRLDSGDLRSLAETVEVEFFAAGTMIVPVGAEPLDQMSVIRTGSVQVLDRGREVDLLTTGDTFGHVSVLSGLAPSMAVRAVEDTVCYRIPDPRSVLRHPEVLQYSHYGSVTARDRLISVGGAVNRLERPLGEVTKGVLWCESDDSIRTVAQEITRAGQSCAIFVRGDEIGIVTDDDFRKRVATGEVPVDQPVHTIASIPALSVSSDYTVSAAYLRMVEFGIHHLVVTDGRGRPTGIARVVDIAATDVSHPLVIRSAAANARTLDELADAAKLLSPTLVELWDAGVPPMHLAAVLSTMNEAVFRRMVELRTADDELWQSITPSWMLLGSLGRREPLPNSDLDTAVAWEVADDCREVDHAALKAASRAIVDDAQSCGLQPCRQGLNVSNDLFNRSAAGWAEAVRRWRAEPEDDDSVMMVSTMLDARPLTYARLTRPLKSALSASAGRDAYGRTLTMNALRQRPPAGFVREFVIEHIGRRRSLNLKKAALRPAASVARAVAFRAGDASGSTLRRISTARDAGLLNPTEADDLGSAYQHCFGLVVEHQIAALREHREISSCLDPATIAGPERRQLRDAFRAIRSVQDRIASDRYDKGTF
- a CDS encoding PolC-type DNA polymerase III, giving the protein MLIRRRRRPDAQSAEPPTPSSWRSSKYLVIDLETSGLDPCTDQINSVGMVPIDHGRIICSDAQYSLVRSPRPISEESLKLHGIRNEDTASAPTLAECVDRMDELMRGRVLVAHGAHIERAFLRRAFRQTHREFAQSFIDTAILARDHLDIDMEPHQSVSLEFVAEQMNLPVHTPHHALGDAMTTAVLFIALATKLEDSLAGGASSLLSLCS
- a CDS encoding response regulator transcription factor — encoded protein: MTTSDEPTCFGGGSPHLPHPTGWGIVGSSATTPDIQRPSRSDLVERLQEVYLHLEEGARSPRPHHALTQSRLLIADIIVTLDQAGSKLDGARIDDLLTVRELEIARAVGAGMPNRAIGQELWISETTVKFHLRNVMRKLVARNRSEVAAVIARTGA
- a CDS encoding mycofactocin-coupled SDR family oxidoreductase, yielding MGQLDGQVVFISGVARGQGRSHALTLAKEGASVIGFDLCDDLTSTAYPGATDADLKETRRLLTEVGARSVLSHGDVRDYAQVEAAFQRGLDEFGRVDIIIPNAGLCAGGKTWELSEEAWRETIDINLTGVWHTVKAAVPTLIEQGEGGSVVFIGSTEALKGAENMSVYAASKHGVTGLMTSLSRELGQYNIRVNSVNPTCVDTNMIQNPYVWGLFQPDNPSPTRESVEPAFTGTHILPVPWMEPIDVSRAILYLVGESGRYITASTLTIDAGFIVKS